A stretch of the Aegilops tauschii subsp. strangulata cultivar AL8/78 chromosome 4, Aet v6.0, whole genome shotgun sequence genome encodes the following:
- the LOC109762280 gene encoding putative protease Do-like 14, producing the protein MGKSKNKRAMAAGPEEVQAKKMNPGQEEDEKKDSLALLPMPGGRPGCFIDPRWLTAKIAKDKLDAAKSDIGSKPLKRCSGLLIDWDEESKTCVVLTTAHLIRTEDSPVNVWLGGEEYTSNADVTVHLLDGTSEKGQLLYYQPHYDLAFVRVKVDQPIQLSSFSEEVTFAEEVLRLGRDNMLDLWITYGRAAYQNPDIDERYHYMYFDCADDDNDDDEYDNGGLVISLDGKIVGMFNISSRGSFIPSSILLSCVDLWKKYGRIPRPQLGMTFEAIKLLEPAHVDKIWCMCHIDDGLVVQEVLKGSPADKFGIERGDIVECFNGEPISNTVELENRLMNTCKGLSDNYNDLVEVHVSVVVFHTLKKQRRIGELTVSVSDLGEIIARGTHLLF; encoded by the exons ATGGGGAAATCCAAGAACAAAAGGGCCATGGCGGCCGGTCCGGAGGAAGTCCAGGCGAAGAAGATGAATCCGGGGCAGGAGGAAGATGAGAAAAAGGACTCGCTTGCACTGCTTCCCATGCCCGGAGGGAGGCCTGGCTGCTTCATCGATCCCAGGTGGCTCACTGCCAAGATTGCAAAGGACAAACTGGATGCCGCAAAATCAG ATATAGGTAGCAAGCCTCTAAAGCGGTGCTCTGGTTTATTGATTGATTGGGACGAGGAGAGCAAAACCTGCGTTGTTTTGACAACTGCACATCTGATTCGCACAGAGGATTCTCCTGTCAATGTCTGGTTAGGCGGAGAAGAGTATACTTCCAATGCTGAT GTCACTGTTCATTTACTAGATGGCACTAGTGAAAAGGGTCAGCTGCTGTACTACCAGCCACACTATGATCTTGCTTTTGTGCGGGTTAAAGTGGACCAGCCTATCCAGTTGTCGTCTTTCAGTGAAGAAGTGACATTTGCTGAAGAAGTTCTTCGGCTAGGAAGAGACAATATGTTAGATCTATGGATAACTTATGGTAGAGCTGCATATCAGAATCCAGATATTGATGAGCGGTATCATTACATGTACTTTGATTGTGCAGATGATGATAACGATGATGACGAG TATGACAACGGAGGGCTAGTCATTAGCTTGGATGGAAAAATTGTTGGAATGTTCAACATTAGCTCGAGGGGGTCTTTCATACCTTCTTCTATTTTGCTCAGTTGTGTGGATTTGTGGAAGAAATATGG GCGCATCCCCCGGCCCCAACTTGGAATGACGTTTGAGGCCATCAAGCTTCTAGAGCCTGCTCATGTTGACAAGATATGGTGCATGTGCCACATTGATGATGGTCTTGTTGTTCAAGAG GTCTTGAAAGGATCTCCTGCTGATAAATTTGGAATCGAAAGAGGTGATATTGTTGAGTGTTTCAATGGAGAACCCATTTCTAATACTGTTGAG TTGGAGAATAGGTTGATGAACACATGCAAGGGCCTTTCAGACAATTATAATGACCTTGTTGAAGTTCATGTTTCT GTTGTGGTGTTTCACACGCTTAAAAAACAGCGAAGGATTGGAGAGTTGACTGTAAGTGTATCAGATCTTGGAGAAATTATTGCAAGAGGTACACATCTCCTATTTTAA